A window of the Phycisphaerae bacterium genome harbors these coding sequences:
- a CDS encoding type II secretion system protein, producing the protein MHVKVRRYAPGLQGFTLIEVLVVVAIISVLCALLLPQLARARKQARNVLCQANLSEWGKIWAMYCQVNNDSFNNGVVEDASWHRGEWITCLRSQYYTKMEILRCPLATTRLAGETHGGPFNTYYMPVGGSSTDTGGEEPSYGMNDWVSNPPPGVTEIQDRPTVNNWRRASQVKYPNRVPVFADCMWRGGGPFDKGERGAPPRCDGAWSGASAEMEHFCINRHDGYVNHLFVDWSVRRVGLKELWKLKWHRNFNTAGRWTRAGGCPPDSWPAWMQRFPDY; encoded by the coding sequence ATGCATGTCAAGGTTAGGCGTTACGCTCCTGGGCTCCAGGGTTTCACTTTGATCGAGGTTCTCGTCGTTGTGGCGATTATCAGCGTGTTGTGCGCGCTGTTGTTGCCGCAGTTGGCTCGAGCACGGAAGCAGGCTCGGAACGTGCTCTGTCAGGCGAATCTCAGCGAGTGGGGCAAGATCTGGGCGATGTATTGCCAGGTGAACAATGATAGTTTCAACAATGGCGTTGTTGAGGATGCCAGTTGGCATCGGGGCGAGTGGATCACCTGCCTCCGATCGCAGTATTACACCAAGATGGAAATACTGCGTTGTCCCCTCGCGACGACACGTCTTGCTGGAGAGACGCACGGTGGACCTTTCAACACTTACTATATGCCGGTCGGTGGCAGTAGCACTGATACAGGAGGCGAGGAACCCAGCTACGGAATGAACGACTGGGTCTCGAATCCCCCGCCTGGGGTGACCGAGATTCAGGATCGGCCGACGGTGAACAACTGGCGGCGTGCGAGCCAGGTCAAGTACCCCAATCGGGTGCCGGTATTCGCCGATTGCATGTGGCGGGGTGGAGGGCCGTTTGACAAAGGGGAGAGAGGAGCCCCGCCTCGTTGCGACGGTGCGTGGAGCGGCGCCAGCGCGGAGATGGAGCATTTCTGCATCAACCGGCACGACGGATACGTCAATCACCTGTTTGTGGATTGGTCGGTGCGGAGAGTAGGCCTCAAGGAGTTGTGGAAACTCAAGTGGCACCGCAACTTCAACACTGCGGGCCGTTGGACTCGCGCGGGTGGCTGCCCTCCGGACAGTTGGCCCGCCTGGATGCAGCGGTTCCCGGATTACTGA
- a CDS encoding Gfo/Idh/MocA family oxidoreductase: MGVMRVGLMGLGRGGRRIAQILRQSSWCELTAVASQKSKAIEQFAAEHPGVTTYDDFRSMIVASPLDALFVAAPPYQRVKYLPLAAERKIPVWMLSPAMRQFAEAVELMDRFEKAECPIAVSRSWGVEPAMQPDSLALEQAGKFFLGRGEAMICWDDDLDWRGDSQRAGGGVLLYRAYTVVDALVQAMGTPNQVYARMAGVSRPGGRFPYDTEDTAGLVCQFPGGGVAVVTTCWTAGPTATTLVLFGTGVSIHIEPEQIVVRDRTGTKVLSRRERSPNPLQPQIEGFLSELAASPRRIRATLRQHLPTMAVIQAAYLSAQTGQPESPARLFAMHNLGAPRSG; encoded by the coding sequence ATGGGCGTGATGCGGGTCGGACTGATGGGACTTGGCCGCGGCGGCCGGCGGATTGCCCAGATCCTGAGGCAGAGCTCCTGGTGCGAGCTGACGGCCGTCGCCAGCCAGAAGTCCAAGGCCATCGAGCAATTCGCGGCCGAGCATCCCGGCGTGACCACGTATGACGATTTCCGCTCGATGATCGTGGCCAGCCCGCTGGACGCCCTGTTTGTGGCCGCCCCCCCCTACCAACGCGTCAAGTACCTGCCCCTGGCCGCCGAACGAAAGATCCCGGTGTGGATGCTGAGCCCGGCCATGCGCCAGTTTGCCGAGGCGGTCGAGCTGATGGACCGGTTTGAGAAGGCGGAATGCCCGATCGCCGTCTCGCGAAGCTGGGGGGTCGAACCGGCCATGCAGCCCGACTCGCTGGCTCTCGAACAAGCGGGCAAATTCTTCCTGGGCCGTGGCGAGGCGATGATCTGCTGGGACGACGACCTCGACTGGCGCGGCGATTCGCAGCGGGCCGGCGGCGGAGTCCTGCTCTACCGGGCCTACACCGTGGTCGATGCTCTGGTTCAGGCGATGGGTACGCCCAATCAGGTCTACGCCCGAATGGCCGGCGTCTCGCGGCCCGGCGGACGGTTCCCGTACGACACCGAAGACACCGCCGGCCTGGTGTGCCAGTTCCCTGGCGGAGGCGTCGCGGTCGTCACGACCTGCTGGACGGCGGGTCCAACGGCCACTACCTTGGTTCTGTTTGGCACCGGGGTTTCCATCCACATCGAGCCGGAGCAGATTGTGGTCCGCGACCGGACGGGAACAAAGGTGCTCAGCCGTCGAGAACGATCTCCCAATCCCCTGCAGCCCCAGATCGAGGGCTTCCTGAGCGAGCTGGCGGCATCCCCTCGACGCATCCGAGCCACGCTGCGTCAGCACCTGCCGACCATGGCCGTGATCCAGGCGGCGTACCTTTCAGCACAGACCGGCCAGCCGGAAAGCCCCGCCCGCCTGTTCGCGATGCACAACCTGGGAGCACCCCGCTCGGGCTGA
- the pheA gene encoding prephenate dehydratase — MGIEELRQQIDNIDQELVALLNRRATVVVEVGKLKSTSGAPIYAPDREKAVLEKICRANQGPLPDKTLMAIWRELMSGSFALERPLRIAYLGPQGSYSHLAAVEKFGQSVEYEPVANIQGVFHEVSHEHADFGIVPIENSVGGGVIDTLDALVETDVQICAEINRVIHHNLLANCPLEEVKQVYSKPEVFAQCQRWLAETDLAGTTIPVASTSKAAEMARSEPGAAAIASTLAAELYSLKIVCANIEDNAKNVTRFFVLGNEAARPTGDDKTSVVFTTKDEPGALVNVLQAFREQGVNMSFIQSRPSKKRNWEYYFFGDLKGHQEEPRLKKAVEAARGHCLRLNVLGSFPRASEDS, encoded by the coding sequence ATGGGCATCGAAGAACTGCGCCAACAGATCGACAACATCGACCAGGAGTTGGTCGCCCTGCTCAACCGTCGCGCCACAGTCGTGGTCGAGGTCGGCAAGTTGAAGAGCACCTCGGGCGCCCCAATCTATGCCCCGGATCGCGAGAAGGCGGTCCTGGAGAAGATCTGCCGGGCGAACCAGGGACCGTTGCCCGACAAGACCCTGATGGCGATCTGGCGGGAACTGATGAGTGGGTCGTTTGCCCTGGAGCGGCCCCTGCGGATCGCCTACCTTGGCCCCCAGGGAAGCTACTCCCATCTGGCGGCGGTGGAGAAGTTCGGCCAGAGCGTCGAATACGAACCCGTGGCCAACATTCAGGGCGTCTTCCACGAGGTGTCGCACGAGCATGCCGATTTCGGCATCGTGCCAATCGAGAACTCCGTAGGCGGCGGCGTGATCGATACCCTGGACGCACTGGTCGAAACCGATGTGCAGATCTGCGCCGAGATCAACCGGGTGATTCATCACAACCTGCTGGCTAACTGCCCGTTGGAGGAGGTCAAGCAGGTTTACTCGAAACCGGAAGTCTTCGCCCAATGCCAGCGATGGCTGGCGGAGACGGATCTGGCGGGGACCACGATCCCGGTCGCAAGCACGAGCAAGGCGGCCGAGATGGCTCGATCGGAACCGGGAGCGGCGGCGATTGCCAGCACCCTCGCCGCGGAGCTGTACTCGCTCAAGATCGTGTGCGCCAATATCGAGGACAACGCCAAGAACGTCACTCGGTTCTTCGTCCTGGGAAACGAGGCGGCCAGACCGACCGGCGATGACAAGACATCCGTGGTCTTCACTACCAAGGACGAGCCCGGGGCCCTGGTGAACGTGCTGCAGGCTTTCCGCGAACAAGGGGTGAACATGTCGTTCATCCAGTCCCGGCCGAGCAAGAAACGGAACTGGGAATACTACTTCTTCGGAGATCTTAAAGGCCATCAGGAGGAACCTCGACTGAAGAAGGCCGTCGAGGCCGCCCGGGGCCACTGCCTGAGACTTAACGTGCTGGGGTCATTCCCCAGAGCTTCCGAGGATTCTTGA